A part of Sinorhizobium chiapasense genomic DNA contains:
- a CDS encoding MFS transporter, giving the protein MTNLNQSIPGLSAERARIPPFAFVLTTCIGVIGSNSLALGPIAPEVARSLGADVPAVMTASGAFGLGTAASAVFLGRLIDRHGPRRMLAAALILLAAGLGGSAAAPALPLLVAFQLIVGIAAGVALPSIYTLASIIAPAGRESETIGLVLTGWTLSMVAGVPLSAAIADFAGWRTVYIVVATATLVACAAVRFVAGTEDAVTDDSGGRQVGGVRATSPLAALGVRGVAPLLSACAVFMAAFYGVYAYIGDHLHAALGLPVSANGLVAVSYGFGFGGAAFLDRLIDRFGAGRLLPLIFLAVAGVYVAMAAASGSYVAILAVVFLWGLANHFGLNVLIMRLTALDAARRGAIMGLNSGVTYLALFAGTIGFGAAYAGSGFFMLPLAAAGLMLAAALFAARAPR; this is encoded by the coding sequence ATGACGAACCTCAATCAATCCATTCCAGGCCTATCCGCGGAGAGGGCGCGCATCCCGCCCTTCGCCTTCGTGCTGACCACATGCATTGGCGTCATCGGCTCCAACTCGCTGGCGCTCGGTCCGATCGCGCCGGAAGTGGCGCGGAGCCTCGGCGCGGATGTGCCCGCCGTGATGACCGCTTCGGGCGCCTTCGGTCTCGGCACGGCGGCGAGCGCCGTCTTCCTTGGTCGCCTCATCGACCGCCATGGCCCGCGCCGCATGCTGGCGGCGGCGCTCATCCTGCTTGCCGCCGGGCTTGGCGGCAGCGCGGCCGCGCCGGCGCTGCCGCTGCTGGTCGCTTTCCAGCTCATCGTCGGCATCGCCGCGGGCGTCGCGCTTCCCTCCATCTATACACTCGCCTCGATCATCGCGCCGGCCGGGCGCGAGAGCGAGACGATCGGCCTGGTGCTGACCGGCTGGACGCTCAGCATGGTGGCCGGTGTGCCGCTGTCGGCGGCAATCGCCGATTTCGCCGGGTGGCGGACGGTTTATATCGTCGTCGCCACCGCAACCCTTGTCGCCTGCGCCGCTGTCCGGTTCGTCGCCGGCACGGAGGATGCAGTCACGGACGATTCAGGGGGCAGGCAGGTTGGTGGGGTGAGGGCGACATCGCCGCTCGCGGCGCTCGGCGTTCGCGGCGTCGCGCCGCTTCTTTCCGCCTGCGCGGTGTTCATGGCGGCCTTCTATGGTGTCTACGCCTATATCGGCGATCACCTCCATGCCGCGCTCGGCCTGCCTGTCAGCGCCAACGGCCTCGTTGCGGTCTCCTACGGCTTCGGCTTCGGCGGCGCGGCCTTTCTCGACCGGCTGATCGATCGCTTCGGTGCGGGCAGGTTGCTGCCGCTCATTTTCCTCGCCGTCGCCGGTGTCTACGTCGCGATGGCGGCGGCGAGCGGCTCCTACGTTGCCATCCTGGCGGTGGTATTTCTCTGGGGGCTCGCCAACCACTTCGGGCTCAACGTGCTCATCATGCGGCTGACCGCGCTCGATGCCGCAAGACGGGGCGCCATCATGGGGCTCAACAGCGGCGTCACCTATCTCGCCCTCTTCGCCGGCACGATCGGCTTCGGCGCGGCCTATGCCGGAAGCGGCTTCTTCATGCTGCCGCTGGCGGCGGCGGGGCTGATGCTCGCGGCGGCTTTGTTCGCGGCAAGGGCGCCACGCTAG
- a CDS encoding Lrp/AsnC family transcriptional regulator: protein MDQNTDDIRRKRRADRELDAMDRKLLGVLVEDATTSYAELGERVGLSPPAAHERVKRLRRSGAIRRVAALVDPEAVGKTLLAFVHVDTTGWGKTPALLAIEQHPEVEEIHSVAGDTCMLLKVRTESTHALEGLLARLYDTPGVKATRSYVVLSTYLERPVQPGTTSEWPTLVKGQEQGVAHQD from the coding sequence ATGGACCAAAATACAGATGACATTCGGCGGAAGCGTCGCGCCGACCGTGAACTCGACGCGATGGACCGAAAGCTGTTAGGCGTTCTGGTCGAGGACGCCACCACGAGCTACGCCGAACTCGGCGAACGCGTCGGCCTTTCGCCGCCGGCCGCGCACGAGCGCGTGAAGCGCCTCAGGCGCTCGGGCGCGATCCGGCGCGTGGCGGCTCTGGTCGATCCCGAGGCGGTGGGCAAGACGCTGCTTGCCTTCGTCCATGTCGACACGACCGGCTGGGGCAAGACGCCGGCGTTGCTTGCGATCGAGCAGCATCCTGAGGTCGAGGAGATCCACTCGGTCGCGGGCGACACCTGCATGCTGCTCAAGGTTCGGACCGAAAGCACCCACGCGCTCGAAGGGCTGCTGGCGCGCCTCTACGACACGCCCGGAGTCAAGGCGACACGCAGCTATGTGGTGCTTTCGACCTATCTGGAGCGGCCGGTGCAGCCGGGCACGACGAGCGAATGGCCGACCCTGGTGAAAGGCCAAGAACAAGGCGTGGCTCATCAGGATTAA
- a CDS encoding cupin domain-containing protein, which produces MSTFRNAVVSLPGKERIARTPFGARVVIHVTAAETGGAFAMWETFTPPGGGPHPHTHTRETEVFRVIRGLYRFQCGDDEFDAPPGAVVVLPPHVRHAWRNIGDEPGQMFGTATPGGFEQLFIDIEASRADTPEKIAVIEARLGIINEMTLALGLGA; this is translated from the coding sequence ATGTCGACTTTCCGAAATGCAGTTGTCTCGTTGCCTGGCAAAGAACGCATCGCAAGAACGCCTTTCGGCGCAAGGGTCGTGATCCATGTCACGGCTGCAGAGACCGGAGGCGCGTTCGCGATGTGGGAAACCTTCACGCCGCCCGGAGGGGGGCCCCACCCTCATACACACACACGCGAGACCGAGGTCTTTCGCGTCATACGCGGTCTCTATCGTTTCCAATGCGGCGACGACGAGTTCGACGCCCCTCCGGGTGCCGTCGTCGTTCTGCCACCGCATGTGCGACACGCCTGGCGAAACATAGGCGACGAGCCGGGCCAGATGTTCGGCACCGCCACGCCGGGTGGTTTCGAGCAACTGTTTATCGACATCGAGGCTTCTCGTGCAGATACCCCCGAGAAGATCGCGGTGATTGAAGCGCGTCTGGGGATCATCAACGAGATGACGCTGGCTCTCGGACTGGGAGCATGA
- a CDS encoding SOS response-associated peptidase has protein sequence MCGRVYIKSTLEGLFRAFSFAQREAGAEALANQFPRYNGAPTLFYPIIIRDVVRDPDVFGPTFVSARWGLVPGWMKQQRPGRPPINARREGISTNGMFKWAYANRRCLIPIDGFFEWKDIYSTGKNKQPYAIAMRSGEPFALAGIWETWRDPETDEDIRTFCVITCPPNDMMATIHDRMPVILHPEDYARWLSPEPDPYDLMTPFPAELMTMWPIDRKVGSPKNDSADILDPVD, from the coding sequence ATGTGCGGACGCGTCTATATCAAGAGCACGCTGGAAGGCCTGTTTCGCGCCTTCTCCTTCGCCCAGCGCGAGGCCGGCGCCGAAGCGCTGGCGAACCAGTTTCCCCGCTACAATGGCGCACCGACGCTTTTCTACCCGATCATCATCCGCGACGTGGTCCGGGATCCGGACGTTTTCGGGCCAACCTTCGTCAGTGCGCGATGGGGCCTCGTTCCCGGCTGGATGAAGCAACAGCGACCCGGCCGGCCGCCGATCAACGCGCGGCGCGAAGGCATCTCGACCAATGGCATGTTCAAGTGGGCCTATGCGAACCGCCGCTGCCTCATTCCGATCGACGGCTTCTTCGAATGGAAGGACATCTACAGCACCGGCAAGAACAAGCAGCCATACGCGATTGCCATGCGTTCCGGCGAGCCCTTCGCGCTTGCCGGCATCTGGGAGACCTGGCGCGATCCCGAAACCGACGAGGATATTCGCACCTTCTGCGTGATCACCTGCCCGCCGAACGACATGATGGCGACGATCCATGACCGGATGCCCGTTATCCTGCACCCGGAAGACTATGCGCGTTGGCTGTCGCCGGAGCCGGACCCTTACGACCTGATGACGCCGTTCCCGGCCGAACTGATGACCATGTGGCCGATCGACAGAAAGGTCGGGTCGCCCAAGAACGACTCCGCGGACATCCTGGATCCGGTCGATTGA
- a CDS encoding ester cyclase, with the protein MLFGLPVNGRKVRFAENVFYELVEGRIERVWSIIDKGAIETQLG; encoded by the coding sequence ATGCTGTTTGGCCTCCCCGTCAACGGCCGGAAGGTCCGGTTCGCCGAAAATGTCTTCTACGAGCTTGTGGAGGGACGGATCGAAAGGGTCTGGTCGATCATAGACAAGGGTGCGATTGAAACTCAGCTGGGGTAG
- a CDS encoding DUF1801 domain-containing protein, translating into MDGKAEDSPSRLIDARIDELGDWRGETLARVRALIREADPEVIEEWKWRGVPVWSHAGIICTGETYKQVVKLTFAKGASLEDPASLFNSSLEGNTRRAIDIREGEKIDEEAMKALIRAAVALNTSAKAARSQKKPKSA; encoded by the coding sequence ATGGACGGAAAAGCAGAAGACTCTCCCTCTCGGCTGATCGATGCCAGAATCGACGAGCTTGGCGATTGGCGGGGCGAAACGCTCGCCCGGGTTCGAGCGCTCATCCGGGAGGCCGACCCCGAAGTCATCGAAGAGTGGAAATGGCGGGGCGTTCCGGTGTGGTCGCATGCCGGCATCATCTGCACCGGCGAGACTTACAAGCAGGTGGTGAAGTTGACCTTCGCCAAGGGCGCTTCGCTGGAGGACCCCGCAAGCCTCTTCAACTCCAGCCTCGAAGGCAACACCCGGCGTGCCATCGATATCCGCGAGGGTGAAAAGATCGATGAGGAAGCGATGAAGGCACTGATCCGCGCCGCCGTGGCGCTGAACACGTCGGCCAAAGCTGCCCGTTCGCAGAAGAAACCGAAGAGCGCCTGA
- a CDS encoding TetR/AcrR family transcriptional regulator, producing MTNAKRGRPVQYDREQALERVSDLFWSAGFAATSLDDLSAATQMTRPSLAGAFGDKEALYIAALERYRDAGVDALRETLSGKLPLRTELAEVLRKSADVYMASTDAARGCLLIGTASVEAVHRPAVRRVLQESLAAFNAVLEGRIRKAVAEGELDPEADAAGLTSVASAIMHSLAVRARAGEPRDALDKLSGAAIDLICG from the coding sequence ATGACCAATGCAAAACGCGGGCGGCCGGTGCAATACGATCGGGAACAGGCACTTGAGCGCGTGAGCGATCTCTTCTGGTCGGCTGGTTTCGCCGCGACATCGCTTGACGACCTCAGCGCGGCAACACAGATGACACGTCCGAGCCTCGCCGGAGCATTCGGCGACAAGGAGGCCCTGTATATTGCGGCGCTAGAGCGTTACCGCGACGCCGGTGTGGATGCCTTGAGAGAAACCCTGAGCGGCAAGCTGCCGCTGAGGACGGAACTGGCAGAGGTCTTGCGCAAATCGGCGGACGTATACATGGCGTCGACGGACGCGGCGCGCGGGTGCCTGCTTATCGGAACCGCGTCGGTCGAGGCCGTGCACCGGCCGGCCGTTCGTCGCGTGCTGCAGGAGAGCCTCGCCGCTTTCAATGCCGTTCTGGAGGGGCGTATTCGCAAGGCAGTTGCCGAGGGCGAGCTCGACCCGGAAGCAGACGCCGCCGGGCTGACATCCGTGGCCTCGGCGATCATGCATTCGCTCGCCGTTCGCGCGCGAGCCGGCGAGCCGCGGGATGCGCTCGACAAGCTCAGCGGCGCGGCAATCGACCTGATCTGCGGGTAG
- a CDS encoding glutathione S-transferase family protein encodes MKLYIQQAACSLSPHIIARELELDIEIIEVERGTQRTSDGEDFLAINPNGYVPVLVLDDGEILTEGPAVVQHLADIKPSGDLAPRDVRERRRIQSLLNFVSSELHKPMVQMFYPDYAAVKDVLRKHVTARLDWISAQFAGDFLTGDRLSVADVYLFVCLNWSPWLDIDLSRWPGLEAFMRRVGARPAVREALRAERLAHRANGVFFAPHATA; translated from the coding sequence ATGAAGCTCTATATCCAGCAGGCGGCCTGTTCCCTGTCGCCTCACATCATCGCGCGGGAACTCGAACTTGATATCGAAATCATAGAGGTCGAGCGCGGAACGCAGAGGACCAGCGACGGAGAGGACTTTCTTGCCATCAACCCGAACGGATACGTGCCGGTGCTTGTGCTGGACGACGGCGAGATCCTTACGGAAGGCCCCGCAGTCGTCCAGCACTTGGCCGACATCAAGCCGTCTGGCGACCTCGCACCGCGCGATGTCCGTGAACGCCGGCGCATCCAGTCGCTGTTGAACTTCGTGTCGAGCGAGCTCCACAAGCCGATGGTTCAGATGTTCTATCCCGATTATGCCGCGGTGAAGGATGTGCTTCGAAAGCATGTCACGGCCCGTCTCGACTGGATATCGGCCCAGTTTGCCGGAGACTTCCTGACCGGCGACCGCTTAAGCGTCGCGGATGTCTATCTCTTCGTCTGCCTCAACTGGTCTCCGTGGCTGGACATCGATCTGTCGCGCTGGCCGGGGCTCGAAGCGTTCATGCGCCGGGTCGGCGCTCGTCCTGCGGTGCGTGAAGCGCTCCGCGCCGAACGGCTCGCCCATCGCGCCAATGGCGTGTTCTTCGCGCCGCACGCAACGGCGTGA
- a CDS encoding nuclear transport factor 2 family protein, which yields MTSDSFKDPASFKDPASFKDPASFKDPESLRTAEILARFNQVFLDHDPAALQDLVADDCVIENTQPAPDGSRHEGKAACLELWTKIATMPAAHFETESIIARGDRGEIRWRLIWGPEHRDSVRGVNLMRVLNGRIVEAQGYVKSG from the coding sequence ATGACAAGCGATAGCTTCAAAGACCCGGCCAGCTTCAAGGATCCTGCCAGCTTCAAGGATCCGGCCAGCTTCAAAGACCCGGAAAGCCTCCGGACCGCCGAAATTCTGGCGCGCTTCAACCAGGTGTTCCTCGACCACGACCCTGCGGCCCTGCAGGATCTCGTTGCCGATGATTGCGTCATCGAAAACACCCAGCCGGCACCGGACGGCTCCCGTCATGAAGGCAAGGCAGCCTGCCTGGAGCTTTGGACGAAGATCGCCACGATGCCCGCTGCGCACTTCGAAACCGAAAGCATCATCGCGCGCGGCGATCGCGGCGAAATCCGCTGGCGGCTGATCTGGGGGCCGGAGCACCGCGATTCCGTGCGTGGGGTAAATCTCATGCGTGTGCTGAACGGCCGGATCGTGGAGGCCCAGGGATATGTGAAGAGCGGCTGA
- a CDS encoding saccharopine dehydrogenase family protein: MTVHSSGAVKQDRTVAVFGAAGHTGRFVVSELLRRGFTPIAVARDVAKLAEFADRGIEVRGASTDDPDSLDQAFKGAAAIINCAGPFLDTADAVASGALRAGIHYLDVTAEQPSAQAIYDKFDKQARDAGVLFIPAMGFYGGFADLLVTTAMGDWEFADEIRVGIALDSWHPTQGTRITGVKNTARRMIVANGELAPVVQPAAEMDWDFPAPFARQKVIELPFSEIVVISRHTRSSELRTYLNRTALSDVRDPATPPPKPADEEGRSAQVFLVEATLRKGEQIRRIAVEGRDIYAFSAPLICEAVQRILDGRARGSGAQAPGAVFDARDYLDALAPHNLSFVVADH, encoded by the coding sequence ATGACTGTTCACTCATCAGGAGCTGTGAAGCAGGATCGGACTGTGGCCGTATTCGGGGCTGCCGGGCATACGGGGCGTTTCGTCGTCTCGGAACTCTTGCGCCGCGGCTTCACCCCGATCGCCGTCGCACGCGACGTGGCGAAACTGGCGGAGTTCGCGGATCGCGGCATCGAGGTCAGGGGTGCTTCGACAGACGACCCGGACTCGCTCGATCAGGCATTCAAGGGTGCGGCCGCGATCATCAATTGTGCCGGGCCCTTTCTCGATACCGCAGATGCCGTCGCTTCCGGGGCGCTTCGTGCGGGGATCCACTATCTCGACGTGACGGCCGAGCAACCGAGCGCGCAGGCGATCTACGACAAATTCGACAAGCAGGCGCGCGATGCCGGCGTGCTCTTCATTCCGGCCATGGGCTTTTATGGCGGCTTTGCCGACCTGCTCGTTACGACAGCCATGGGCGACTGGGAGTTCGCCGACGAGATCAGGGTAGGGATCGCGCTCGACAGCTGGCATCCGACGCAAGGCACGCGCATAACGGGCGTGAAGAACACCGCGCGGCGCATGATCGTTGCCAATGGTGAGCTTGCGCCGGTGGTTCAGCCAGCCGCCGAAATGGACTGGGATTTCCCGGCGCCGTTTGCGCGCCAGAAGGTCATCGAGCTCCCGTTTTCCGAGATCGTCGTGATTTCGCGACATACGCGGTCATCCGAGCTGCGCACCTATCTCAATCGCACCGCGCTGAGCGACGTTCGGGATCCGGCGACGCCGCCGCCCAAGCCCGCCGACGAAGAGGGCCGATCCGCGCAGGTCTTCCTGGTCGAGGCGACCTTGCGAAAGGGCGAGCAGATACGGCGGATCGCGGTTGAGGGGCGAGACATCTACGCCTTCTCGGCGCCGCTCATCTGTGAAGCCGTCCAGCGCATTCTTGACGGCAGGGCGCGAGGCAGTGGGGCGCAGGCGCCGGGTGCCGTTTTCGATGCCCGCGACTATCTCGACGCACTGGCGCCGCATAATCTGTCATTCGTGGTCGCGGATCATTGA
- a CDS encoding TetR/AcrR family transcriptional regulator, which translates to MTKSAAKANDHDAVDVRDRILETASTLFYTRGVRAVGVDLVVEQAGVAKTSLYRHFGTKDDLVAAFLAREDQDFWSTWDRVAEKYKDDARAELDAHLEWIGERVGRRNYRGCPQINVAAEFPEADHPARKVAAAHKREMRRRLKGIAERLGVGRPDELAGQLALLVNGAFVSSQVLEAGEAIPLLRRTAHALTAAAGQ; encoded by the coding sequence ATGACGAAAAGCGCGGCCAAAGCGAACGACCACGATGCCGTCGACGTGCGGGACCGGATCCTCGAAACGGCGTCGACACTCTTTTACACACGGGGCGTGCGGGCCGTCGGAGTTGATCTGGTGGTCGAGCAGGCCGGCGTCGCCAAGACCAGCCTCTATCGGCATTTCGGCACGAAGGACGATCTCGTCGCCGCCTTCCTCGCACGCGAGGACCAGGATTTCTGGAGTACATGGGACCGCGTGGCTGAAAAGTACAAGGATGACGCGCGAGCGGAGCTCGACGCGCATCTGGAATGGATCGGCGAGCGGGTCGGGCGGCGGAACTATCGCGGTTGCCCGCAGATCAACGTTGCCGCGGAGTTCCCGGAAGCCGACCACCCGGCGCGCAAGGTCGCGGCAGCCCACAAGCGTGAAATGCGGCGTCGGCTGAAGGGGATCGCGGAGCGGCTTGGCGTCGGCCGCCCGGACGAGCTTGCCGGTCAGCTCGCATTGCTTGTCAACGGCGCATTCGTCAGTTCGCAGGTTCTTGAAGCGGGCGAAGCCATTCCGCTCCTGCGGCGAACCGCGCACGCGCTGACTGCCGCCGCCGGGCAATAG
- a CDS encoding LysR family transcriptional regulator — translation MDIEDLRTFVEVADAGGVSPAARRLGVSKSMVSRRLARLEAELGVQLLARTTRGAALTEAGITFRDHAARVCAEIDVARETILPAGDLCGRLRIAVPLSFGPTHFAPVLADMARRHPQLHIHASYSDRFVDLVSEGFDCAIRVGYLQDSNMIARRVGPLYGRLVASPDYIRTHGSPETPEELVAHQALMQGTEAWQFMDGDEIITVHPRGRFKADNALALAAAALAGVGIAWIPDGVTHDHVASGALVPVMTRYPPPPAGIYVIRPPGQFPARKVRVLTEMLIECFEQAPAPVGGAGW, via the coding sequence TTGGATATCGAGGACCTGCGGACATTCGTGGAAGTGGCCGATGCCGGGGGTGTTTCGCCCGCCGCGCGGCGGCTCGGCGTCTCCAAGTCAATGGTCAGTCGGCGGCTCGCCCGGCTTGAAGCGGAACTTGGCGTCCAGCTTCTTGCACGAACGACCCGCGGCGCGGCTCTCACAGAGGCCGGGATCACATTTCGGGACCATGCGGCAAGGGTCTGTGCCGAGATCGACGTGGCCAGGGAAACGATCCTACCCGCCGGTGACCTTTGCGGCCGCTTGAGAATTGCCGTGCCGCTTTCCTTTGGCCCGACCCACTTCGCTCCCGTGCTCGCGGACATGGCGCGACGGCACCCCCAGCTCCACATCCATGCGTCCTACAGCGACCGTTTCGTTGATCTCGTCTCGGAAGGCTTTGATTGCGCTATCCGGGTTGGCTATCTGCAGGACTCCAACATGATCGCAAGACGCGTCGGTCCGCTTTACGGAAGGCTGGTCGCAAGCCCGGACTATATAAGAACGCATGGTTCCCCCGAGACGCCGGAGGAACTCGTCGCCCACCAGGCCCTGATGCAAGGGACGGAAGCCTGGCAATTCATGGATGGCGACGAGATCATTACGGTTCATCCACGGGGACGCTTCAAGGCCGACAACGCTCTGGCTCTCGCCGCCGCCGCATTGGCAGGGGTTGGCATAGCTTGGATCCCCGATGGCGTAACCCATGATCATGTAGCGTCCGGCGCGCTGGTTCCGGTCATGACACGCTATCCCCCGCCTCCGGCAGGCATATATGTCATCCGCCCGCCGGGGCAGTTTCCCGCAAGGAAGGTACGTGTCCTTACCGAAATGCTGATCGAGTGTTTCGAACAAGCTCCGGCACCTGTAGGCGGCGCAGGCTGGTAG
- a CDS encoding hydrolase gives MTFRNGLASLLRPEDSVLVLIDHQPYQLANLNSHDPHMVVNNTTALAKLAKAFNVPTILTSVIAARGGLLFKQITDVFPDQEVIDRTWVNTWQDENVVNVVKATGRKQLIIAGLWTEVCVAMPVIQALGEGWDVTVITDASGGISKESHEVAIQRMIAAGANVMTVMALAGEWQRDWARTEHVEELTEILIQHFGGSGIAFLWEQQLLNTPVPSNAG, from the coding sequence ATGACCTTTCGTAACGGCCTTGCTTCGCTTCTCCGTCCCGAAGATTCGGTCCTCGTTTTGATCGACCATCAGCCCTACCAGCTCGCAAACCTCAACAGCCACGATCCGCACATGGTGGTCAACAACACGACCGCGCTGGCGAAGCTAGCAAAAGCTTTCAATGTTCCGACCATTCTCACCAGCGTGATCGCGGCGCGCGGTGGACTTCTCTTTAAGCAGATCACCGACGTATTTCCGGACCAGGAAGTCATCGATCGCACCTGGGTGAACACCTGGCAGGACGAGAATGTGGTGAACGTCGTCAAGGCGACCGGCCGCAAACAACTGATCATCGCCGGCCTGTGGACCGAGGTTTGCGTCGCAATGCCTGTGATCCAGGCCCTTGGCGAAGGCTGGGACGTGACCGTGATCACCGACGCGTCGGGCGGGATTTCGAAGGAGTCTCACGAAGTTGCCATCCAGCGAATGATCGCGGCTGGCGCGAACGTGATGACCGTGATGGCGCTCGCTGGCGAATGGCAACGCGATTGGGCGCGCACCGAGCATGTCGAGGAGCTGACCGAGATTCTCATCCAGCACTTCGGCGGTAGCGGCATCGCGTTCCTGTGGGAGCAGCAACTGCTCAACACACCGGTACCGAGCAACGCAGGCTGA
- a CDS encoding LysE/ArgO family amino acid transporter has product MNLPIYMTGLMMGLSLIVAIGAQNAFVLRQGLRREHVFAVCLTCGVSDAILILLGVTSLRQIAAMLPWLDPAMRFGGAAFLIWYGAKSLRSAVRSSGALTVGEEVSSRFWPTFATCLALTWLNPHVYLDTVVLLGTIATRFPGEEMLFAAGAMSASFLFFFALGYGAKWLRPIFSRPSAWRVLDTAIAAVMWMIAYRLLSGM; this is encoded by the coding sequence ATGAACCTTCCGATTTATATGACCGGCCTGATGATGGGCCTGAGCCTGATCGTCGCAATCGGTGCGCAGAATGCCTTCGTTCTGCGCCAGGGATTGCGGCGCGAGCATGTGTTCGCCGTGTGCCTTACTTGCGGCGTCTCCGATGCCATCCTGATCCTGTTGGGCGTTACCAGCCTGCGGCAAATTGCGGCCATGCTGCCCTGGCTTGACCCCGCCATGCGGTTTGGCGGAGCCGCCTTTCTCATCTGGTATGGTGCGAAAAGCCTCCGTTCCGCCGTTCGATCTTCCGGAGCCCTGACGGTCGGGGAAGAGGTCTCTTCAAGGTTCTGGCCGACTTTTGCGACCTGCCTTGCGCTCACCTGGCTCAATCCGCATGTCTATCTGGATACGGTCGTCCTTCTCGGCACCATTGCGACCCGCTTTCCGGGCGAGGAGATGCTGTTCGCCGCCGGTGCCATGTCGGCTTCGTTCCTGTTCTTTTTCGCGCTTGGCTACGGTGCCAAGTGGCTGCGCCCGATTTTCTCGCGGCCGTCGGCATGGCGGGTGCTGGATACCGCCATCGCCGCCGTCATGTGGATGATCGCCTACAGGCTGTTGAGCGGGATGTAG
- a CDS encoding LysR family transcriptional regulator ArgP — MLDYPALHAVATVVQTGSFEKAAAALNVTPSAISQRVKQLEERLGVVLIVRGNPCTATEKGAWLCRHMENVGMLEGELMEHLPSLADPDKPREHVTFHIATNADSLGTWFLPAISNFSRRSPYLLNVAIDDQDHTAEWLQRGRVLAAVTSLEKPIAGCRRTSLGALRYHATASPEFMAKYFADGVTAEAIGRAPALTFNQKDRLQSRWIRQAFGQDLAYPTHWLPSTQSFLEASLPGMGWCMNPALLAGEHLASGRLVELIPHTPLDVPLFWQINRLAADRLVDLTREVVATAKSRLLG; from the coding sequence ATGCTCGATTACCCGGCGCTTCACGCCGTCGCGACCGTCGTCCAGACCGGCAGCTTCGAAAAGGCGGCAGCCGCATTGAACGTCACCCCCTCGGCCATCTCCCAGCGCGTGAAGCAGCTTGAAGAACGCCTCGGCGTAGTTCTGATCGTCCGGGGAAACCCGTGCACGGCCACCGAGAAGGGAGCCTGGCTCTGCCGCCACATGGAGAATGTCGGCATGCTGGAAGGCGAACTGATGGAGCATCTTCCGTCGCTTGCCGATCCTGACAAGCCGCGCGAGCACGTGACGTTTCACATTGCGACCAATGCCGATAGCCTTGGAACATGGTTCCTGCCCGCCATATCGAATTTCTCCAGGCGATCCCCCTATCTCCTGAACGTTGCCATCGATGACCAAGACCATACGGCCGAATGGCTCCAACGCGGCCGCGTGCTCGCCGCTGTCACCAGCCTCGAAAAGCCGATCGCGGGCTGCCGGCGCACGTCACTCGGAGCTCTGCGCTATCATGCAACGGCAAGCCCCGAATTCATGGCGAAATATTTCGCTGATGGCGTGACAGCCGAGGCGATCGGGCGCGCGCCCGCGCTGACCTTCAACCAGAAAGACAGGCTGCAAAGCCGCTGGATTCGTCAGGCCTTCGGACAGGACCTTGCCTATCCCACCCATTGGCTGCCGTCGACGCAGAGTTTTCTCGAGGCGAGCCTCCCCGGCATGGGCTGGTGCATGAACCCTGCCCTCCTCGCAGGAGAGCACCTGGCTTCCGGGCGGCTCGTCGAACTCATCCCCCATACCCCGCTCGACGTGCCGCTCTTCTGGCAGATCAACCGCCTCGCCGCCGACCGGCTGGTGGACCTGACGCGCGAGGTGGTCGCCACAGCGAAATCGCGGCTCCTCGGGTGA